In Desulfuromonas acetoxidans DSM 684, a genomic segment contains:
- a CDS encoding energy-coupling factor transporter transmembrane component T family protein: protein MKRKSVDALFMAAPVLNKPESRLNVPVGVHLLMTIALSSCAFLVRDGRWISTMIVVNLLWMMVCGVPWRQLKRLVRPFVMQTLLLLLLYGFKQGQQGVVPAAQVSLQLMLTLMPPIVLSWCVPPSHMARTFSRWMPDQAAFVLAASLHFFPLVLGEWRILYQAQQLRGVPLAWKQLLQPWKWSLVMRCLVVPAVVIAMSLAHEIALAARARNFTNGPRSCWMEEQ from the coding sequence TTGAAACGCAAAAGCGTTGATGCGCTGTTTATGGCTGCACCGGTCCTCAATAAACCCGAGTCGCGGCTGAACGTGCCGGTTGGCGTCCATTTGCTGATGACGATTGCGTTGTCGAGCTGTGCATTCCTGGTGCGTGATGGGCGATGGATTTCGACCATGATTGTCGTGAATCTGTTGTGGATGATGGTGTGCGGGGTCCCGTGGCGGCAATTAAAACGTCTGGTGCGCCCTTTTGTTATGCAGACGCTGCTGTTGCTGCTGCTTTACGGTTTTAAACAGGGCCAGCAGGGTGTGGTGCCGGCAGCTCAGGTGTCGTTGCAATTGATGCTGACCCTGATGCCGCCCATCGTGCTGAGCTGGTGTGTGCCGCCGTCTCACATGGCGCGGACCTTTTCGCGCTGGATGCCGGATCAGGCCGCGTTTGTTCTTGCTGCCAGCCTGCACTTTTTCCCGCTGGTGCTTGGCGAATGGCGCATTCTTTATCAAGCGCAGCAGTTGCGTGGCGTGCCTCTGGCGTGGAAGCAGTTGTTGCAACCGTGGAAATGGTCACTGGTGATGCGCTGTTTGGTGGTACCCGCCGTGGTGATTGCCATGAGTCTGGCCCATGAGATCGCGTTGGCCGCCAGAGCCCGAAACTTCACAAATGGACCCCGCAGTTGCTGGATGGAGGAACAATGA
- a CDS encoding ABC transporter ATP-binding protein, with the protein MAEWNTTSNIENAEVLKLENFSFSYQVQQPILSRINLTIRAGECHCLCGATGQGKSTLALAMKGLLEGGQQDSCVSSSARRHEGDLPFAAVGLVLQNPETQLFAHTVGAEVAFGLENEAVPPAQMRARVAEALALVNLTVSLCTPTAHLSMGQKYRLLMAAVLVLQPRVLILDEPVAQLDEEGQQQLVRVVRRLLNQGIAVVLCEHSPQPFADLIDQYWTLAQGGRLLAGRVPAELSDAPTRLPSFSASTGKETVVEAENLSVGYEGKTLWEGASFTLTAGEKMLVCGDNGCGKSTLMQTLCGFLSPRDGELRVLGHCPSPQLLQGSALLMMQNPHKQLTETSVWDEVSLSHRLAGHSRCDCHQACDEVLAQCGITHLKHASPHQLSYGQRHLVALASVLVARPKVLLMDDPFAGLDATSQRRVSQLIERYCHEGMTVICASHESGDQWCDFDQVFAIHGGRFETQKR; encoded by the coding sequence ATGGCGGAGTGGAATACCACTTCTAACATTGAAAACGCCGAGGTGCTGAAGCTGGAAAATTTCAGCTTCAGCTACCAAGTGCAGCAACCGATCCTCTCCCGGATCAATCTGACCATTCGTGCCGGTGAGTGCCATTGTTTGTGTGGTGCCACCGGCCAGGGTAAATCGACCCTGGCTTTGGCGATGAAAGGGCTGCTTGAGGGGGGACAACAGGACAGCTGCGTGTCCAGTTCAGCCCGACGGCACGAAGGGGATCTTCCCTTTGCGGCTGTCGGGCTTGTTTTGCAGAATCCGGAAACCCAGTTGTTTGCTCACACTGTTGGTGCCGAAGTGGCTTTTGGTCTGGAGAACGAAGCCGTGCCGCCTGCCCAGATGCGGGCACGGGTTGCGGAGGCGCTGGCGCTGGTTAATCTTACTGTCTCATTGTGTACGCCGACTGCACATTTGTCCATGGGCCAGAAATATCGCCTGCTGATGGCTGCGGTTCTGGTGTTGCAGCCGCGCGTGCTGATCCTTGATGAACCGGTTGCACAATTGGATGAAGAGGGGCAACAGCAGTTGGTGCGCGTGGTGCGTCGGTTGCTTAATCAGGGGATTGCCGTGGTGTTGTGTGAGCATTCTCCCCAGCCCTTTGCCGATCTGATTGATCAGTATTGGACGTTGGCGCAGGGCGGCCGATTGCTGGCTGGCCGTGTGCCTGCGGAGCTTAGTGATGCACCGACAAGGCTTCCGTCCTTTTCCGCCAGCACTGGTAAAGAGACCGTGGTTGAGGCTGAAAATCTCAGTGTCGGCTACGAAGGCAAAACACTGTGGGAAGGCGCTAGCTTTACCCTCACTGCCGGTGAAAAAATGCTGGTGTGTGGCGACAATGGCTGTGGCAAAAGCACTCTGATGCAAACGTTGTGCGGTTTTCTCTCCCCCCGCGATGGTGAGTTACGTGTGCTGGGCCATTGTCCCTCACCTCAACTGTTGCAGGGCTCGGCGTTACTGATGATGCAGAACCCGCATAAACAGTTGACCGAGACCAGTGTCTGGGATGAGGTCAGTTTAAGTCATCGCCTGGCCGGACATTCCCGCTGTGACTGTCATCAAGCGTGCGATGAGGTGTTGGCACAGTGCGGGATTACTCATCTCAAACACGCCTCGCCGCATCAACTCAGCTATGGTCAGCGTCATCTGGTGGCACTGGCCTCCGTACTTGTGGCGCGGCCTAAAGTGTTGCTGATGGATGACCCGTTTGCCGGGCTGGATGCGACCAGTCAACGCCGGGTAAGCCAGTTAATTGAGCGTTATTGTCATGAGGGGATGACGGTGATTTGCGCCAGTCATGAGTCCGGCGATCAATGGTGCGATTTTGACCAGGTGTTTGCCATTCACGGAGGCCGTTTTGAAACGCAAAAGCGTTGA
- a CDS encoding TonB-dependent receptor plug domain-containing protein, whose amino-acid sequence MSKKLHQALMLYLTLGVLVAMTSTSWAAQATVPSYELGEIVVSAESNETEKVATLYTLDAKNLKDRGVRTLEDALVLVPGVYVRYGADGVPRIDIRGFRTRHVLFLLNGIPLNSTYDGQFDPRTVPVEIIEQIKVTTGGGSVLYGSGGNGGIINIITKQGQPGLHGSIVAEIGQEDSALGRLSLVGGTEKVHAFASVGRIDRDGTPLSNHFSPTKAEDGDERDNSDFEQTNVFTNLDVQVTDKTLVGLTFNYQEGEYGKPAVTNYDKNDPFTKKEKFLRVDDSEGMSSQLAFSHKATDRFTVRGWGFYNELELEENRYDDNTYSSQAKKGAYESNSTTRTTGGAIQLNADLQDAGGLSLAVSTQNDDWEDKGFEVDKNNVAVNYKNNEDVDQYNVALEYEVALGGKAGMVAGMGYHVQDRSSGGDEDAYSYLIGFHFDPVVGTRLKINHARKVRFPSIKQLYDIDSGNEDLDAEHTMHYELGVEQALPGKTLFSLTGFINDAKDFIEKDEVTEINKNADEYMFHGFEVALENEAIDDLLLRLSYSYLESEDRSSDSDIHQLQNRPRDRVTFESVYDTPWNMTAQASVQYVANQYSYDDDANQRRTPAFTLVDVKLTQKLLEEALELYVGVNNLFDEDYEQSYGFPQPGRYVYGGVEYHF is encoded by the coding sequence ATGAGCAAGAAACTGCATCAGGCCTTGATGTTATATCTGACCCTTGGGGTCCTGGTTGCCATGACATCAACGTCATGGGCGGCACAAGCTACTGTTCCCAGCTATGAACTGGGAGAAATCGTTGTTTCTGCAGAGAGCAATGAAACCGAAAAGGTCGCAACCCTGTACACTCTTGACGCAAAAAACCTTAAGGATCGCGGCGTTCGTACCCTCGAAGATGCCCTGGTGCTGGTGCCCGGTGTCTATGTGCGTTACGGTGCTGATGGGGTTCCCCGCATTGATATCCGTGGTTTTCGGACGCGCCACGTGCTGTTTTTGCTCAACGGCATTCCGCTCAATTCCACCTACGATGGCCAGTTTGATCCGCGCACGGTTCCCGTTGAGATCATCGAGCAGATCAAAGTCACGACCGGCGGCGGATCGGTGTTGTATGGTTCCGGCGGTAACGGCGGCATCATCAACATCATCACCAAGCAGGGCCAGCCGGGTCTGCACGGCTCGATCGTTGCTGAGATTGGTCAAGAAGACAGTGCTCTCGGTCGGCTGAGCCTGGTTGGCGGCACGGAAAAAGTGCATGCGTTTGCCAGTGTCGGTCGCATCGACCGTGACGGCACACCATTGTCCAACCATTTTTCACCCACGAAGGCCGAGGATGGCGATGAGCGTGACAACAGCGATTTTGAGCAGACCAATGTGTTCACCAACCTCGATGTTCAGGTGACGGACAAGACCCTGGTGGGCTTGACATTCAATTACCAGGAAGGGGAGTACGGTAAACCCGCCGTAACCAATTACGATAAAAACGATCCTTTTACCAAAAAAGAAAAGTTTCTGCGTGTGGATGACAGCGAAGGCATGTCGTCTCAGTTGGCGTTCAGTCACAAGGCAACGGATCGTTTCACTGTTCGGGGTTGGGGTTTTTACAACGAACTGGAATTGGAAGAAAACCGTTACGACGACAACACCTATTCATCACAAGCCAAAAAAGGGGCCTATGAGTCCAACAGTACCACACGCACGACAGGCGGTGCCATTCAGCTTAATGCCGATCTTCAGGATGCCGGTGGTTTAAGCCTGGCGGTCTCGACTCAAAACGATGACTGGGAAGATAAAGGCTTTGAGGTCGATAAAAACAATGTTGCCGTTAACTATAAAAACAATGAAGATGTTGACCAGTATAATGTCGCTCTGGAATACGAAGTGGCACTGGGTGGTAAAGCCGGTATGGTTGCCGGTATGGGCTATCATGTTCAAGATCGCAGCAGTGGTGGCGATGAAGATGCCTATTCTTACCTGATCGGCTTCCACTTTGATCCGGTGGTCGGCACCCGTCTCAAGATCAACCATGCTCGCAAGGTGCGTTTCCCGTCCATCAAGCAGTTGTATGATATCGACAGCGGTAACGAAGATCTTGATGCCGAACATACCATGCACTACGAGTTGGGTGTTGAGCAGGCTCTTCCCGGCAAGACGCTGTTCAGCCTCACCGGCTTTATCAACGACGCTAAAGACTTCATCGAAAAGGATGAGGTCACCGAGATCAATAAAAATGCTGATGAGTACATGTTCCACGGTTTTGAAGTGGCACTGGAAAATGAAGCCATTGATGATCTGCTGCTGCGTTTGAGCTACTCCTACCTTGAATCGGAAGATCGTTCCAGTGACAGTGACATTCACCAGTTGCAGAACCGCCCCCGTGACCGGGTCACCTTTGAATCCGTCTATGACACGCCGTGGAATATGACGGCTCAGGCCTCTGTGCAGTATGTCGCCAATCAGTACTCTTACGATGATGACGCCAATCAACGACGTACTCCGGCATTTACGCTGGTGGATGTCAAACTGACCCAGAAACTGCTTGAAGAAGCTCTCGAACTCTATGTCGGGGTCAATAACCTGTTCGACGAAGACTACGAGCAGAGTTATGGTTTCCCGCAACCGGGACGGTATGTCTATGGCGGAGTGGAATACCACTTCTAA
- a CDS encoding TetR/AcrR family transcriptional regulator gives MSGKREENKRLTRLSILDAARMLFIRKGFELTRIEDLARQAEIGKGTVYSYFSSKEQILIELIGEERQKLVGRFEQRNDDNAPVSEQILTLFLCQFNYAQEHREISRIMFRESLFPVKPSIHQRHQVDNTYLNAVVALVRLGQQRGEINVHCDPLSTAIIFYNHYTMAISAWYMGYIETEHMVTNLRHLIETAIHGLQTSNNEPTTVQPLKLARLSAAPLESS, from the coding sequence ATGAGCGGTAAACGTGAAGAAAATAAACGCCTTACCCGATTGTCGATCCTCGATGCGGCGCGCATGCTGTTTATCCGCAAAGGGTTTGAACTGACGCGTATTGAAGATCTGGCCCGTCAGGCTGAGATTGGCAAGGGAACGGTGTACAGCTATTTTTCGAGCAAGGAGCAGATCCTTATCGAGCTGATCGGCGAAGAGCGTCAGAAACTGGTCGGCCGATTTGAACAGCGCAACGATGATAACGCGCCCGTGAGCGAGCAGATTCTTACCCTGTTCCTGTGCCAGTTTAACTATGCCCAAGAGCATCGTGAGATCTCTCGCATTATGTTTCGCGAATCGTTGTTTCCGGTCAAGCCATCGATTCATCAGCGCCATCAGGTCGACAACACCTATCTTAATGCGGTTGTCGCATTGGTTCGCCTTGGTCAGCAACGCGGTGAAATCAATGTCCATTGTGATCCACTCAGTACTGCAATCATTTTTTACAACCATTACACCATGGCCATCTCGGCCTGGTACATGGGGTATATCGAAACCGAACACATGGTCACCAATCTCAGGCACCTGATTGAAACGGCCATTCACGGGCTGCAGACATCGAACAACGAACCAACAACCGTACAGCCACTGAAATTAGCGCGTTTAAGCGCAGCCCCTTTGGAGAGTTCATGA
- a CDS encoding efflux RND transporter periplasmic adaptor subunit gives MKKALFILIASCLISGGMAGQTLAESLRVEPGFRDVILRGYSRPLVSSTVAAEVSGVITTRYYDVGDTITNQPLVQIDPTWINLELQENASAIERTRIAVDQARLRASWLEKDFKRLQTLVNEGGVSRSTFDEIEQQRDQARLEIRLQEQQFEQLQIQRKTLVEQQKRHRPTAPTGWQVAQRYVDEGELVAAGSPLMDVGDYRHLLIPLSVTAAELSAIREQTQARLNGQDVTYHLHTVSPAFDEKTRKITIELMIDHFTGEQRGGLPFEVAVRMPDEGLMIPVAAISNRYNHPKVKRRDQSQAIEISILNHQGDWVRIAPTTALQPGVELLDQTPDGGSGKP, from the coding sequence ATGAAAAAAGCACTTTTTATCCTTATTGCATCCTGCTTGATTTCCGGGGGGATGGCCGGACAAACCCTGGCAGAATCACTGCGTGTTGAGCCAGGTTTTCGTGATGTCATCTTGCGTGGCTACAGCCGCCCCTTGGTCTCATCGACGGTAGCAGCCGAAGTCTCCGGAGTGATCACCACACGGTATTACGATGTCGGCGACACCATCACTAATCAGCCATTGGTGCAGATCGACCCCACCTGGATCAATCTGGAATTGCAGGAAAACGCCAGCGCCATAGAACGGACCCGCATTGCCGTTGATCAGGCCCGCTTACGCGCATCCTGGCTGGAAAAAGACTTTAAACGCCTGCAGACCCTGGTCAACGAAGGTGGCGTATCACGCAGTACCTTTGACGAAATCGAACAACAACGTGATCAGGCCCGTCTGGAGATCCGCCTTCAAGAGCAACAGTTCGAACAACTGCAGATACAGCGCAAAACCCTTGTTGAGCAACAAAAGCGCCACCGCCCCACCGCACCCACTGGCTGGCAGGTCGCGCAGCGCTATGTGGATGAGGGGGAACTGGTCGCTGCCGGCAGCCCATTGATGGATGTCGGCGATTATCGCCATCTGCTCATCCCGTTGTCGGTTACCGCCGCGGAGCTGTCCGCTATCCGTGAACAAACGCAGGCACGACTCAACGGTCAGGACGTAACTTACCACCTGCACACCGTCAGCCCGGCATTTGATGAAAAAACCCGCAAAATCACCATTGAACTGATGATTGATCATTTTACCGGAGAACAGCGCGGCGGTCTGCCTTTTGAGGTGGCAGTGCGCATGCCTGATGAGGGGCTGATGATTCCAGTCGCCGCAATCAGCAACCGCTACAACCATCCAAAGGTGAAGCGACGCGACCAATCACAGGCCATTGAGATCTCTATCCTCAATCACCAGGGAGACTGGGTGCGTATTGCGCCGACAACAGCTCTACAGCCGGGAGTGGAACTGCTCGATCAGACACCGGATGGCGGGAGTGGTAAACCGTGA
- a CDS encoding efflux RND transporter permease subunit, with product MKNFVTLNLKQKVFINVVFVILMVSGVYSLFNTPVENLPPVAIGKVVITTIHYGASARDVEQLVTREIEEAIDGLENVEYVQSTSMRNVSSILIKFIDDTDYRHLYDELRLRVLNVREQLPDAVDDPIFTYLDSQDWKPVIIANLIGDLSNTSLTLLAEELKSDLRKLDGVQEVALEGDYHQEFQVHIDPQRLRDTGISFAEVAKAIADANVKIPSGRYRQQGHNTLLDTGQVFDRQQQVLDVAVRRDGDGNFIRVRDLATLASLSHREPDLISTVNGQSTVKLKVKKQDAANAITIAERVKQEVERFNQLHQRDGVTTVLTNDSTIEIDDSIRTLGGNMVLGMILVTLVLWITLGFRNAMLTAIGIPFSFLVTIIIVKLTGESINTISLFSFVLVSGIIVDDAVIIIENVYRHLYMGKTRRTAIVDGVSEVFLPVISSAMTTICAFAPMLIMTGSTGDFFSVIPKAVSFALFASLVESLFILPVHILDYGPRQMSANLHPEGDYHHLQEGPFAPLWKIYRGLLNTLLNHKWLTMAGITTAFMVTMVMMIVSVTGIMPLIKVKFYQDSYLRYHVTVDMPTGTSVEGTDAVIRDLSRYLVSLGPGQTLSTSGSAGLKEDQDYQIHRAQHYGQVVVELPPQSEMDLPTGNDQISTYIDQMYDQVEAYVDQHADQWPGRPTIQVFGESTGPPSGKAVNIRLSAMDIDQARAASDDVLAYLHNDPAFADLINLEDNRASIQSVLNFEVRRDRALEYGLSSSDATRLIAGSLNGMQAGNYRTTREEIDLMVKLARQEDSGRGLLNPEQVATIPIVEHSEQPILIGDLANLDYRQEPDARTRYNGKPTLTITADIRTGSQLSASRVQVLAQRYFDSINDRYPGVSIAFGGEFESTARAYTSLAAAFVIAVLAIYLILASQFNDYIQPIIILSAIAFAFIGVVLGMFFTRSVFTIGSFMAVIGLAGVAVNDSLILIDFMNKERERGLGLREAVINGCSARMRPVLITTLTTMLGMLPMAIGIPHKSITWAPMATAFATGLASATTLALLLIPVEYELTENAKERVRNFMRRRQRQNLKQQREKNK from the coding sequence GTGAAAAACTTTGTCACCCTGAATCTTAAACAAAAGGTGTTCATCAACGTCGTGTTCGTCATTCTCATGGTGAGCGGCGTGTACAGCCTGTTTAACACCCCGGTGGAAAACCTGCCGCCGGTAGCCATCGGCAAGGTAGTGATCACCACCATCCATTACGGCGCTTCGGCACGTGATGTGGAGCAACTGGTCACCCGCGAGATTGAAGAAGCCATCGACGGACTGGAGAATGTCGAATACGTCCAGTCCACTTCGATGCGTAACGTGTCGTCGATCCTGATTAAATTCATTGACGACACCGACTATCGCCATCTGTATGACGAGCTGCGTCTGCGCGTACTCAATGTGCGCGAGCAGTTGCCGGATGCCGTGGATGATCCGATCTTCACCTATCTCGACAGCCAGGACTGGAAACCGGTGATCATCGCCAACTTGATCGGTGATCTGTCCAACACCAGCCTGACCCTGCTGGCCGAGGAGTTGAAAAGCGATCTGCGCAAGCTCGATGGCGTGCAGGAAGTGGCGCTCGAAGGGGATTATCATCAGGAGTTTCAGGTTCATATCGACCCGCAACGGCTGCGCGACACCGGCATCAGCTTTGCCGAAGTGGCCAAGGCGATTGCCGATGCCAACGTCAAGATCCCCAGCGGCCGCTACCGTCAGCAAGGCCACAACACCCTGCTCGACACGGGTCAGGTGTTTGACCGCCAACAACAGGTGCTCGATGTGGCCGTACGCCGTGATGGCGACGGCAACTTCATCCGCGTGCGCGATCTGGCGACCCTGGCCAGTCTGTCTCACCGTGAACCCGACCTGATCTCCACGGTCAATGGTCAGAGCACGGTCAAACTGAAAGTCAAAAAACAGGATGCGGCCAACGCCATCACCATCGCTGAGCGGGTCAAGCAGGAGGTGGAACGCTTCAACCAGCTTCATCAGCGCGACGGTGTCACCACGGTACTGACCAACGACTCCACCATCGAGATCGACGACTCGATCCGCACCCTCGGCGGCAACATGGTGCTCGGCATGATTCTGGTTACCTTGGTGCTGTGGATCACCCTCGGCTTTCGTAATGCCATGCTCACGGCCATCGGCATCCCGTTTTCGTTTTTGGTCACCATCATCATCGTCAAGCTGACCGGTGAATCGATCAACACGATCAGTCTATTTTCGTTTGTGCTGGTGTCAGGGATTATTGTCGACGATGCGGTCATCATCATCGAAAACGTCTACCGCCACCTCTACATGGGCAAGACGCGTCGCACCGCCATTGTCGATGGCGTCAGCGAGGTGTTCCTGCCGGTGATCAGCTCGGCCATGACCACCATCTGCGCGTTTGCTCCCATGCTGATCATGACCGGCAGTACCGGCGACTTTTTCAGTGTCATTCCCAAAGCAGTCAGTTTTGCCTTGTTCGCCTCGCTGGTGGAATCGTTGTTTATCCTGCCGGTGCATATCCTTGATTACGGTCCACGCCAGATGAGTGCCAACCTGCATCCCGAAGGGGATTATCACCATCTGCAGGAAGGACCGTTTGCCCCATTGTGGAAGATCTATCGCGGTTTGCTCAACACCCTGCTCAACCACAAATGGCTGACCATGGCCGGAATCACCACGGCATTTATGGTCACGATGGTGATGATGATCGTCTCCGTAACCGGCATCATGCCCCTTATCAAGGTGAAGTTTTATCAGGACAGCTACCTGCGCTACCATGTCACCGTGGATATGCCTACCGGCACCTCCGTGGAAGGCACCGACGCGGTCATTCGTGATCTGTCGCGCTACCTGGTCAGCCTCGGCCCCGGCCAGACGTTGTCGACCAGCGGCAGCGCCGGGCTTAAAGAAGATCAGGATTATCAAATTCACCGCGCCCAGCATTACGGTCAGGTGGTGGTAGAATTACCGCCACAAAGCGAGATGGACCTGCCGACGGGTAATGATCAGATCTCCACCTATATCGACCAGATGTACGATCAGGTGGAAGCGTATGTCGACCAACATGCCGATCAATGGCCGGGACGACCGACCATTCAGGTATTTGGCGAAAGTACCGGCCCCCCGTCCGGCAAGGCAGTTAATATTCGCCTGTCGGCCATGGACATTGATCAGGCCCGCGCCGCTTCGGACGATGTTCTCGCCTATCTGCATAACGACCCGGCCTTTGCCGATCTGATCAATCTGGAGGACAACCGCGCTTCGATCCAATCGGTGCTCAATTTCGAAGTACGGCGGGATCGCGCGTTGGAATACGGGCTGTCGAGCAGTGACGCCACCCGTCTGATTGCCGGCTCACTCAACGGCATGCAGGCCGGCAACTACCGCACCACCCGCGAAGAGATCGACCTAATGGTCAAACTGGCCCGTCAGGAAGATTCGGGCCGTGGTCTGCTCAACCCCGAGCAAGTGGCCACCATTCCCATTGTCGAGCACAGTGAGCAGCCGATTCTCATCGGTGACCTTGCCAACCTCGATTACCGTCAGGAGCCGGACGCCCGCACCCGCTACAACGGCAAACCAACCCTGACCATCACCGCCGACATCCGCACCGGCTCACAACTATCGGCGAGTCGGGTCCAGGTGCTGGCCCAGCGTTATTTTGATTCTATCAATGATCGCTACCCCGGCGTCAGCATTGCTTTCGGTGGTGAATTTGAGAGCACTGCCCGTGCCTACACCTCATTGGCGGCAGCGTTTGTCATTGCCGTGCTGGCCATCTATCTGATTCTTGCCTCGCAGTTCAACGACTATATCCAGCCGATTATTATCCTGTCGGCCATCGCCTTTGCCTTCATCGGCGTGGTACTGGGGATGTTTTTTACCCGCTCAGTGTTCACCATCGGCAGCTTTATGGCAGTGATCGGTCTGGCCGGAGTGGCGGTCAACGACTCGTTGATTCTGATCGACTTCATGAACAAAGAGCGTGAACGGGGGCTGGGTCTGCGTGAAGCGGTGATCAACGGTTGCAGTGCGCGGATGCGCCCTGTGCTGATCACCACCCTGACCACCATGCTCGGTATGCTGCCCATGGCCATCGGCATTCCGCACAAGTCCATCACCTGGGCACCCATGGCCACAGCCTTTGCCACAGGTCTGGCCAGCGCCACCACATTGGCGTTATTGTTGATTCCAGTGGAATATGAATTGACGGAGAATGCCAAGGAACGGGTACGCAATTTTATGCGTCGTCGCCAGCGGCAGAATTTGAAGCAACAAAGAGAGAAGAATAAATAG
- a CDS encoding GNAT family N-acetyltransferase has product MLILREFEQSDRNRIVAILNCPEVTELLSSRIPLPYTVADADWWLETGCKQGLIRAIEIDGELAGCIGVEPGQHEYAFTGEVGYWLAKEYWHQGHATEALKQLLALIPPETFVRLQATVFDRNTPSCKVLEKCGFKLEANLEKALYKNGSFYNALLYGKLVS; this is encoded by the coding sequence ATGTTAATTCTTCGAGAATTTGAACAATCAGACCGCAATCGAATTGTGGCGATCCTCAATTGCCCGGAAGTCACTGAACTGCTGTCCAGTCGCATCCCTTTGCCCTACACCGTGGCTGATGCAGATTGGTGGCTGGAAACGGGCTGTAAACAAGGTCTTATCAGAGCCATCGAAATTGACGGTGAATTGGCCGGATGTATCGGTGTTGAACCCGGTCAACATGAATATGCTTTTACCGGTGAAGTCGGTTACTGGCTTGCCAAGGAATATTGGCATCAAGGTCATGCCACAGAAGCGCTAAAACAACTTCTTGCGCTTATTCCACCGGAAACCTTTGTCAGGTTACAAGCAACTGTTTTTGATCGAAACACACCCTCCTGCAAAGTCCTCGAAAAATGCGGTTTCAAATTAGAGGCCAACCTCGAAAAAGCACTCTATAAGAACGGCTCATTTTACAATGCGCTTTTATATGGCAAGTTAGTCTCCTAG
- a CDS encoding pentapeptide repeat-containing protein — MVLEGSQLDYFDNHSDGLEFNNKQLANRELIDFEFCGCRFIKCNFTGTIFKKCRFEDCTFIECNLSLAIPKFCSFIDVDFVNCKAVGINWAEAATPININFYSSTINSSSFFGLNLTQISITDCSAKDVDFTEANLTRGTFAATNFLNSRFSKTNLTQSDFRSSINYTINPECNLLKKTRFSSPEAISLLSGLDIILD; from the coding sequence ATGGTACTAGAAGGTAGTCAATTGGATTATTTTGACAATCACAGTGACGGTTTGGAGTTTAACAATAAACAGTTAGCAAACCGGGAGTTAATTGATTTTGAATTTTGTGGTTGCAGATTTATTAAATGCAATTTTACTGGAACAATTTTTAAGAAATGCAGGTTTGAGGATTGCACCTTTATAGAATGCAATCTTAGCTTAGCGATCCCTAAATTTTGTTCGTTTATTGATGTTGATTTTGTGAATTGTAAAGCAGTTGGTATCAATTGGGCAGAAGCGGCAACTCCAATTAACATCAATTTTTACTCTAGTACGATCAATTCATCATCATTTTTTGGCTTAAACCTTACACAAATATCAATAACTGATTGTAGTGCAAAAGACGTCGATTTTACTGAAGCAAATTTGACGAGAGGAACTTTTGCCGCAACGAATTTCTTAAATAGTCGCTTCTCCAAAACAAATTTAACTCAATCTGATTTTCGAAGCTCAATCAATTACACTATTAATCCGGAATGTAATTTATTGAAGAAAACCAGGTTTTCTAGTCCAGAAGCTATTTCGTTACTTTCTGGGCTAGATATAATTTTGGATTAA